The genomic segment TGTCTGCACaattcaagattaaaagaaaataaggaataCAGCTGAAAtatggtataataatatatacgaaTTATGTATATCTATAGAAAACAACAAGATACAGGTTTTTGTTTAGTATATAGCTTAGTTTAAGACAACAGTTTTTGTGTTTCGAGCACGTCAGGGAAAATCCACCAGtatacattatggccaggaccagaaCCAGaacttacaaataaattagtttaaacactttttaGAAATCACAGCTTGTGCTATTCGAACTCTCACAAAAAACAGTTTATACATCCAACTATTAGTAACAGACATAAGAACGgttaaaattagtgaaaaaaactaatactatgtaaacaatattcaaataagtGGTGTTATTTCTTTGAGTTTTGCGTTTAGGTTTATTAGGTTCGTCTGAACTTTGTTGTAAACTCTAAAGCGTGTGATGTAGGCTCTTTATAATCCGCTCTGCACCCAAAGAATAcagagagaatcgttttgtaatttaACGTACACAAGAAAGAAGACAGTGTTGAAGAGGACCTGTTTTAAGTAATTGATAAgaaatcaaaaattatataagagAAGCATCTTCTTACTTATGCAAACagccttctttctgacgtattttaatggcctaaatattgaaatttaagttaaattagtgtaagctagctgaataataatatcagtgctTGACTAAATCatgttaaattctttaaataaaatatttaaacaattttacatgatagttttgaaatgaaaaatattctataaatttgacatttatgaattagttactgaatcgtacaccagAGCTCTCTCGTATTGTAGagtttaatcaattttaatgtcTTACCGGACTCCATTAGTTTTTTTAGGCAAACTAAACTTCTTTCccttaagtaattttatattttcggtTTCGGAACAGTACTACGGTACCTGCAGTTTCACATCTAGTAGGCACCTACTGAAGAAAGATTACCATAATATGCCTAGCAGACATCTTCAACTGTCTTGGTAGGTATGTGTTTACTGTCTCAGCTACATCACGTGATGTGTCAGAGTTTGAGTTGTTCTGACTCGGATGCTCTATTCACTAACAATAATCTCAATTTTATGTACGAGCactagatataaaaaaaaaatttcactatTCTGAGTCAAGTGTGTTTATAACTTATAACTAGTTAcgtatttgtatattaattatatttttatacttatatagggaatgatatgttactaaataattccctaattaagaaattatagatatgtaattagtcaaaataatagtattatatttacagagagaggatgataactctttataataatgaccaaaacaaaacaggtggtctatatcttttacaatactaaaataaattatatttttaaatcagctgaccagctgacactacatgagCCCCCTAGGGAGACTGGAAGTCAGGGAGCAAGCCGTAAACGCACATTGCGACCAAATCTGGTAGCGTACTCTGGTGTTGCGTTGTCCGGGTCTGCAACAGGTGTACCGATGCTGGGTGCCGGTGTGTGGGCGCTTCTTGGTTGAGGCTGTGGGGAAGGGTCAGGTAGGATGTAAGCAGGCTTCACTCTGTCAATGCTTACTTTAGAGCTTCTATCTGCGATCTGGATGGTCATAGTTTTGTCGTCACGGCTGAGCACTTTGTGAGGTCCGCTGTAGGGAGGTTGCAGTGCACGACGCACAGTATCGTCACGTAAGAAAACATGAGTGCATGTTGATAATTCCTGGAAGACAAATGTCTGAGGTTTGCTGTGAGCTGAGCCAGAGACAGGTTGAAGGCGAGATGTTTGACGTTGCAGCCTGACAACAAGGTCAGAGATGTCTTCACTGCGTCCCATCCCCGGAGGGCTGGCAAGGAGTGATCCAGGTAGACGTAAGGGTTCTCCGTATACTAGTTCAGCAGAGGACGttgttaaatcttctctgtatacgtTTCGGATACCAAGCAGAACTAGAGGGAGGGCTTGGAGCCAGCTTGATTCCGGGTGACAGATGATGGCCGCTTTTAGATGACGGTGAAAACGTTCGACCATACCATTGGGTTGTGGGTGATAACTGGTGGTCCGTAGACGTTCAATCCCAAATGTAGAGGTGAGACGTTTGAAAAGTCCAGATTCGAATTGACGACCTTGATCCGTTGTGATACGTTCTGGGCATCCAAAACGGGATATCCAACAGTTCACCAAAGCTTCGGCGACTTCCTCAGCAGTGATTTGCTGAAGTGGGTGAACTTCTGGCCATCTGGTAAACCTGTCAATAACGGTCAAACAGTATCTGTACGGGCCAGCTGGTGGGAGTGGTCAAATTATGTCTACATGAATGTGACGAAAACGAGCAGATGGTGGATTGAATGTTCCAAGTGGACTGTGAACTTGGCGTGAAACTTTGGCACGTTGGCAGAGCTGACAAGTCCGGGCTCAAGTGCGGCAAT from the Homalodisca vitripennis isolate AUS2020 unplaced genomic scaffold, UT_GWSS_2.1 ScUCBcl_276;HRSCAF=1897, whole genome shotgun sequence genome contains:
- the LOC124370544 gene encoding uncharacterized protein LOC124370544; this encodes MVERFHRHLKAAIICHPESSWLQALPLVLLGIRNVYREDLTTSSAELVYGEPLRLPGSLLASPPGMGRSEDISDLVVRLQRQTSRLQPVSGSAHSKPQTFVFQELSTCTHVFLRDDTVRRALQPPYSGPHKVLSRDDKTMTIQIADRSSKVSIDRVKPAYILPDPSPQPQPRSAHTPAPSIGTPVADPDNATPEYATRFGRNVRLRLAP